TGTGTATAACTCATTTTACTGGTTCGTCTGTCCTCGCATCAGCAAAACGGATGCCAACTAAAAGAGCGAAGAGTTCAGAGACAATCACTAATTATATCTGCTTTTTAAACTGTCTTGTGAACCTGTGCCAATAACATTACCGCCAAGTAACTAAAACGACTGCTAACAATTAACGTGAGGGGGAACGCTAGTTACCCGTCAGCTAGCGACACCACCTGAATTAACAAAGCGTTAGTAGCATTTTTAACTAAGAGCACGTCTCTAAATGTCACTGACTGTACTGTGTATATTAATCTCATACAAGACAAAGAAAGGTTAAACGACTTTCTTCACTCATGCAGGAGTCCAAATATTAGCTGAGTTTGTAGCTGTTGCATGATGTCCAGTTGTCGTTTCTATGCAACGAGGACGCCCGAAGGACCCCTTCGCTCTGCGTCTTGTCGTCCTAAAAGATGCCTGTCGAAAATGATAATATACCAAATGCAGcgtttaaaaagttttattacGGTTAAAACGATTATTTTATTCACTTAACGGACTTTTGGCGCATGAAGGAGTTACGCGACAATATTTAGAAAAGTTCACAAACAATATGGAATTTGCAGAAGTCATCTCAGAAAGAACAAACATGTGCAGTGACATTGGGTCAGAGTTCACTTCTGAATATTCATAAGCATCATATTTAGGGTTTGTCCTGAGACAACATGACCCCATCACTGACCCCATAACTAATGGACAGCAAGCATCTCACTGTCGGTTCTACTTTTTTCCTATTATTTTCTGACAGTGTACCAAGAATAACCAAAAGTAGGTGTTGCTAATTGTAGATTTTATTGGAACTAATGAACATGAAAAAGACAATGTCAAATGAAGAAAGGCCTTTGTTCCTTTTGTGTATCTGAATACAGCAGGTTTCCCAAGTAAACCGCTTAAAAGTCCTATGAAGCTGCACAAGGAGTGCATATGAGGAGCAGTTTTCAGGTTCTGACACAAAGATATGACTCAATGTTTTGGTTTAGTGGGGTCATAACCTATTGGACCTGTGCTGGGGATGGTAAGCATGTGTTTGGGCAAGCAGCAGTTCCAGTGTTGGGGAAACCCCATGTGGACTCTTGAATTATTGTGTGTGCCAAACATTCAAATAATGAAGTTTTAAATAATATTCAGTTCTTCATACTATAGTTTAGTTGTTACTTTTACACTGATTGGTTATTTTCCACATCAGCAGCCTATTACTAACAAGCAAGGGTATATATTGCATTTAATAATCAATCAAATCGTTTAATCAATCAAAGTCCTGCTATTATGCTTCATAGCTTTCTTAAGGGACCTTTATGAACAAATCGGTGACTCCTGGGCTTTTGCTGCTATGATGTGCCCaatgttaaattgtttttaatactgTCATTTTTTGTGATTACCAATAGACATATAAACAATCGTAGTTTTTCAAATAGCtgaactaaaagaaaaactggaataaaaaaatcaaattcaatatcatttatttcaaatactGATAGTGGTTATAACCCTGAAAAAGAGACAAGTACAAATAAAGCCTGTAattgcagaaataaaatatgatctCAGTAATCCTGAGCAgtttgcttgttttgctttatttgacAGTGGTGTGTGAATTTGCAGTTGAAATAAGAGATGATATGTGACATTATTCAGGCACATCAGCAATGAGGGGTGAGATGTATTCTGAGTGACGCAGACCAAAGGAGAAACTTGGAGCTTTTGGTTTCGTGAAAGTCAcctgcaaaaggaaaaaagtcaGTGTGTGAACAACATGCTGGGGCCTTTTTGATGATGAAATTAGACTTAATGGGGTTTCTTACCTGCTCCGGACAGTGTGCTCCAGGTCCTGGTTTCTTAGTGGTTTCACCAGGAGCAAAGTTGCGGCCTGTCATGCTGTACTGGGGAGGTTTCTGCCTGTAAATACAAGGATCCACAACTTTGTAGGCAGCAGGGCCAGGAGTCTGGAAGGGAAACAAATGTATAGTTAGGTtttctagtttttatttaaataaatagtttttattaatatgtttatgGACCTTCTTCAGGTCTTCATGAAAGCTGCCTGTTTTGCTGCGGCCACAGAGTGAATAGGTAGGAGCAGCAGATGTGACCACAGTTTTGGACCCCAGCACAGGGGGCAAACAGTAGGAGGCTGGACCTGTGGGACGAACAACAGGTGAGATTTATGTCCTTTGTGCCACGAAACATAAATGCCACAGCTGAAATGAAATCACCACAATGTTTTACCTGGTGTTTGGCTAGTACTGACTTCTTTGCTCCTCGCAGACAGCGAATAAGCAGGAGAAGAGTGGAAGACTGACCTCCCTGAACGCTCTGGGGAGTAGTgacctgaaacaacaaaaaggagTTATATAAAGACACAGCTGACAAGCAAAAGATCTGCAGCAGTCTTCCATCTCCATATGGATTagctaaatttaatttaatcttattGATGCTATATTACCGACCTGGTCCAGGGGCCCGGAACAATCCTGGCTCCTTTGGACGGCTGTGGAGTGAAAATGCAGGAGTGCCGTCTCTGCCCTCTCTAGTGATGTTTGAGGGGATAAGGTATCTTGGTCCAGGGGAGCAGTCAGAGCTCGACTGGTCATGACGAATCCCAAAACTGAACATTGGTGCTTTGTACTTTGTAGGATCATGTTTAGAAATACCTATGGGAGCAAATGGTGACAGAATtaacaccaacaacagcaataaCATTACCAAGCCTAATGATTTGTCTATACCTGTGAGTCCAGGTAGTGCATACTTCGGCCCTGGGCTACCATAGAGGGCAGCTATGGGCCCTCTTGGCCTGTGGGGCCTCCAGATCCCAACCCAAGGTTCAGCAGTTGCCATTACCTTGACAGAAAGACATGAATTGTGACCTAGAGTAAATTGGTAAATTAGCTTCTCAGTCATGAAGAAGTGATTGCAGGGGtgttgctgctttattttaaaacagcataTTTTGTAACACTTGCCATCTCATTGCATCTTGACAGATGTCTCCTGGAGAGGAAATGTAGCTctcattaacatttacattaacatgtCGTTGGTTGCGTGAGACCAGATTTATGTGCTGTTAGTATCTGGAGCATTTTACTTAAAGAGGGCTGACTTTAccctttattatattatttaagttttttatgTGCTGCctgaagctaaaaaaaaaactgagcttAAATATAGCCATAAAATAGCCTGCCGTATTGCATTAactgtaattgtttttaaattccccagattaaattaaagttttttaatttctctgttttatgaTCTTAAATTGGTAAGAttcaacatgacattttaagtttttattaaagttcagattaattttagttttgttaCTTATAATTGCAATTGTTTGAAataaacctaaccctaaccctaagtGTTAAAGGTATTAAGAACCAAATAAACATCAAGTGTAAGTTTAACTTAGTGATTATTACAATACCTACTCGTCACACTTTGGGAAGAAAGCACTTGATGTTACCATGTGAACAAGATAAATAAAGCACCAACCAGTTAGTCAATCATAAAATCGCCAGCTAATTTCACTACAGTTAATCATTTCTGTACACAGCAATTAAAATAATGGTGGCTCATAACCAGCGTAAGTCACAGCTACTTTATATATACCTTTTAATGAGGTTAGCTAATAATAATTAGATGCATTATATAAAGCTACACCAAAATTAATGAACTAATGCAGAATAACCTGTCACAAAATCACAATGTCTACCAAGTGCAGCCAAACTTAAACATAAGTGACTGCTTTCAGCTTTATTCAGTAAAGTAattcaaaaataattaataattttaatgttacCTCGCCAAAATCCTGATCGTGGTGAAAGTTTCCCTCTAAGTCAGGTTTAATTCCCCAGGACTCAACATGTGCATTGAACCCAAACACAGATTGTTTTGTGCTTGTTAACTTCACCATGACAACGCTGCCTTGGAGACATCTCTTT
This DNA window, taken from Anabas testudineus chromosome 6, fAnaTes1.2, whole genome shotgun sequence, encodes the following:
- the odf3b gene encoding outer dense fiber protein 3-B produces the protein MATAEPWVGIWRPHRPRGPIAALYGSPGPKYALPGLTGISKHDPTKYKAPMFSFGIRHDQSSSDCSPGPRYLIPSNITREGRDGTPAFSLHSRPKEPGLFRAPGPGHYSPERSGRSVFHSSPAYSLSARSKEVSTSQTPGPASYCLPPVLGSKTVVTSAAPTYSLCGRSKTGSFHEDLKKTPGPAAYKVVDPCIYRQKPPQYSMTGRNFAPGETTKKPGPGAHCPEQVTFTKPKAPSFSFGLRHSEYISPLIADVPE